Part of the Zingiber officinale cultivar Zhangliang chromosome 8A, Zo_v1.1, whole genome shotgun sequence genome, TACACCGGCGAGTAAAATTTTTGATGGTGGGTGCTACAAACTTTTGAAAAGAATAACCTCAATTCTCCAAGAAAATACATGATGACCAGGTGATGTAACCCAACAAGACATGAACAAGCAGAGAGAAACCTTCATAAACAAATACTCCGCCAAAAATAAGATAATGATTAGGTTTGTCCTATTAATGGTGTACCATTTTGATTTTTCCCTTCACAATAAATTTCCAATAAGCCACACATCTTCCACAGCCATTATCTTAAAACAACAGAAGATTGCAAATGTTTTCCAACATTTTGGACCTAAATTGTGATCCGGAACTCTGCGCATATAGCTACAAACCATGAATAATAATCTATAAGAGGAGCCTCAAATGGATAATGCAAGGAAAGCAAAGCACCGTTGTACATTAATTTGTCATACTTGATTTCCCGGCGTGAACCTTTTGTGATCTCGTTCAACATGCTCCAGTCTTCCTGATGGTCGTAAATCATCAATGCCACTCAGGCGGCGTGACGTAGGGATGTTGTGATTTTGTTTCCCTGGGGAGCTGATTGTTTTCATCTTCTTGCTGCTCGGCTCTGGTAACTGAGCCTCTTGGCTATCCACAGAGAGCTCACCTTCTTCGGCATTCTCTGTAATATCAATGCTCTTGAGTTCTTGCTTGTATGAAGGTTTGGACCAGTTGTGGCTCTTCTGCTTGTTTCGTTCGTCCTTGACAGCTAATTCCACACCATGTTCCAACTCTCTCTCAATGAGGTCATCTTCATCCATGTGATCCATTTTTCTGGAGATATCGGCCCGAGATCTTTTTGTTTTCTCCAATGCGGCCTTCACTTTCTCTTTGTCAATCTTCTTTATGGCATCCATCGCAGGTGACTGGACTTTGGTAGTTTGACTCTGGGTGAACATCCTCTCCCTTGTTTCGGCCATACCATCTGCGGAAAGAGTTGCAAATTCTTCTGCTGCTGGTTCAGATCTGTTGGACCTACTGGCTAGAATATCTGGATTATTAGTGGGTTCATGATGCCAACCGTCCCTTGTTATTTTGTTTCCAGAAACTCCGGCTTTCATCTCATGCCTTCCCTGATCATCCTGCCTTCCGTGATCATTACCATCATAACTTCCAACATGCTTGTCCGAGTGAAATTGGTCAGAGTAAGTGGATGAGTTTGCAGGGCAAGCACTCTCCCCGGCAGTATTTCTAGACACCTGAGAATATCCGCTTTGTGTAGTAGGCTCCTCGATATCGACAGGGACTTTTGCTGGAGCTCGGTGATTCACGCCGCTAGCAGAACTGCCTTCagtttcatttccttgggatgcTGGTGCTGGGCGGTTTTGTTCATATAGTTCCAACATTTGATTGCTTATCTCTGAGAGGAGAGAAGTTAAGAAAACACAATAAATGATAAAAGAAAAACATGATGCATAGAAGAATACCAAGTAAATTGACAAACAAGGAAGATGAATATGCTGAATTGCAAACTATCAAAATATAAACTTTCCAATAGATCTATACACGCTGAATCTCATAAtatcaaaacaaaaacaaataataaGACAGAGAGCTATACATTATGCATTTACAGGGATATCAATGGAAAAATACCTTCCAACTGCCGCGGAGTAACATCAAATTCCTGCCACCAGACCTTCTCACCATCAGAGGGAAGCTTTACTTTAAGAAACTTGGCAGCCAGGAAGATTGCACCGGCTGCGATATGATGGGGCTTAAATTGCAAGCAAAGCGATGTTCGCAGCCTGCATACCCCTTTCCAGCGTGTAGTTAATACACATTTACGGAAATTAACTGAAAAGCAGAGAAATAGTTTTCTCATACCCATCATTGACAAAATTCCATGCAACTTGTGCAAGAGCATTTTGAGCAATCTTAAACTTCTTGATTGCTTCAACTAGGGGTTTGTATGGATGTAGCACATTTAGGCTAAAACCTAGAGTTGCAAGTACCAAACGCTCCCCAATCAAAATCAGTTCCTTTTGCTGTTCATATATTTCCTGCAGAGCAGAATGGTTGAATATAAAAAAATACAAGGAAAAATGTTATAAAAAGTCGATAGGATGATATAGACCGTTGATAGCAAAGAAGAGAAGTTGGTGAGAATTAATGCACAGGTAGTCAAATAAGAAATTTAATTATGCAAACTGAATAAAAACTTATTCATTGAGACATAATAAAAACTTCTATAGAAGAGAAGCTTTGGAAGTAACCAACAGGTTATTCATGAAATCAATTAACATAATTATTGAGTCACCTAGACAAGATAATAGAATGATCATATATGATTTGTCTGTTGAGTCTTAGACATTAAGTTGTATCTAATGCACTATTCCTCTCTTTTTGCCCTGCATTCTCAGTCTCTCCAgcttatctaaaattaaaaagtttagaaatAGCTCCTTTATCTCATTAGCAAAATCTTGTGAGGCTTGGAGGAGGATCAAGTAAAGGGGTCACATTATTCAATCCGCTCAAAGCATTGCATAACTGATGAGCAAGACTGCTCAAGGTCCATACCTTCAGCGAAGCCAGTTACAAAGATCAAAATCAAACCAAACAAACAAAGTGCATTGTTAATCACccaagtaaattttgcttattcCTGGCCCCATGGTCTTTTATGTTCTCAATGCCAACTTCCGTAATTTTTCACTTCAAATTTATGTATGCACAATTCATAAAGAATTCTTTAATAAATGGCACGCTGACTTAATAGGTAATAAGTTTATGCTGATGCTGAGTGATTGGTATTTTACAGACTAAAAGCACAATAATGATAAAGTAACATGCAGACCAAAGCTAATATTTTCTGACATATCAACCAATAATAATCCAACATTTTCCTTCAGATATAGTAAACTTCAATGCCTAATGAGGCAACACAATGAAACCTAGATCTACTACAAACACAGATGACCTGGTAATGCAAGAGAGCAAGTGATAGTAATATATTTTCCTTCGGATGTAGCAAACTTCATTACCATGAGCGTGTACACCTGCCACGACAATGAGGC contains:
- the LOC122011719 gene encoding cyclin-T1-3-like, encoding MAGDFSLHEMADDSPFRSSHDRHEEVKLPGATWYLSRKDIEENSPSRQDGIDLKKENYLRKSYCTFLQDLGMRLKVPQVTIATAIVFCHRFFLRQSHARNDRRIIATVCMFLAGKVEESPRPLKDVILVSYEIIHKKDPTAVQRIKQREIYEQQKELILIGERLVLATLGFSLNVLHPYKPLVEAIKKFKIAQNALAQVAWNFVNDGLRTSLCLQFKPHHIAAGAIFLAAKFLKVKLPSDGEKVWWQEFDVTPRQLEEISNQMLELYEQNRPAPASQGNETEGSSASGVNHRAPAKVPVDIEEPTTQSGYSQVSRNTAGESACPANSSTYSDQFHSDKHVGSYDGNDHGRQDDQGRHEMKAGVSGNKITRDGWHHEPTNNPDILASRSNRSEPAAEEFATLSADGMAETRERMFTQSQTTKVQSPAMDAIKKIDKEKVKAALEKTKRSRADISRKMDHMDEDDLIERELEHGVELAVKDERNKQKSHNWSKPSYKQELKSIDITENAEEGELSVDSQEAQLPEPSSKKMKTISSPGKQNHNIPTSRRLSGIDDLRPSGRLEHVERDHKRFTPGNQV